The following coding sequences lie in one Bifidobacterium sp. ESL0690 genomic window:
- a CDS encoding transcriptional regulator codes for MSEQLNPVIHAPSRLRIMTTLTSLNDDESISFSKLKQLLNMTNGNLSVHLTKLEEAGYISTEKTFEGRKPATYVSVTSAGRDAFATYLHDLQALLKPATDKSPSPKK; via the coding sequence ATGAGTGAGCAGCTCAATCCCGTCATTCACGCGCCTTCGCGACTACGAATCATGACCACACTGACCAGTCTGAACGACGACGAATCCATATCATTCTCAAAACTCAAGCAGCTTCTCAATATGACCAATGGCAACCTCTCGGTTCACCTGACCAAACTGGAGGAAGCCGGGTATATCTCCACCGAAAAGACCTTCGAAGGTAGAAAACCTGCCACCTACGTTTCAGTGACTTCGGCGGGCCGAGACGCGTTCGCAACGTATCTGCACGATTTGCAGGCTTTGTTGAAGCCGGCAACGGACAAATCGCCCTCTCCAAAGAAATAA